In Haliscomenobacter hydrossis DSM 1100, the DNA window GCCAATTCAATGGTTTCGGTGAGCTCGATTAATTCGGCAAGCTCTTGATCGGATAAAGTTCTGGCATCTCTTTTTTGCAATAAGGCATGAAACTTCACCCAAGTTTCGGGGCCAAACCCTTGGTTAATTTTTTGCAAAAGCCTAATTTCTTTAGATTGGAAATCAGCTTTTTCTGTTAGAATATTTTTTTCCAACACGTTTACTATATAATCGTCGACCCTGACACCTGCTGCGGATGCTGTTGCTCGCAATTTTTCTTCCAGTTCACTAGATATGTCTATTAAGATGGACATTGGAATCGTTTAATGATCATTGATGCAGGTAAATTTAAGGCTTTTTAGTCGTAACATGCAATAGTTTGATTGCAAAGTACTAACCATACTTATCTGTGTTTATTGAATGATGGGCACTTTTTCCAAAAAACGAAATCCCGCTTGCGCAACCTCTCCCCTCCTACCCTTGTCTAATCCCCACAAATAGGGGTTTAGTAAGCATTTTTAGGGGGTGGTCACCCGATCGCAGAAGGATCATCCCCGTTTTGCCCCTAACCATAAGTCCAAAGTCTCCATTTGTAAGTTTTGTTTTTCCATCGCCATTCATTTTTGTAGGTTTGTACATGGAACAAACCTTATGATAGCACTTGTAAGAAACACCACCTGGCTGATTTTTCTGTTACTGGGGCCGCTGCTGCTGATGGCCCAGAAGGATTTCCATTTTGAAAACTACACTACCCGCAATGGGCTTTCACACAACGAAATACGCACCATATTACGCGACAAGCAAGGTTTTTTGTGGTTGGGAACGGGCAATGGGCTGAATCGTTTTGATGGCCGCGAGTTTAAGGTATACCTCCCCAATGCCAAAGTCAAAAATGCTTTACAAGGCGCCTCCATCACCGGGTTGGGTGAAGATCCCCAAGGACGGATTTGGGTGACCAACAACAAAGGAATTGACATTTACAACCCCTTGACCGATGATTTTTCCAAACTAGATCTGGTCAGTGAAGCTGCGCTTGATCACAGTTTCAGGGTGGGCTGTTTCATCACTTTTGATCACACTGGCCGAGCCATCATCACCTCTGGCCACCACAACATCCTGATCGTTGAACCCGATGGAAAGCAGCGCATCATCATTACACCAGAAATCCCCAAAGAAGAACGCCCGCTTGAATTCCGAAACCAAAAAGGCAACAAAGTATACATTACCATCCCAAAATCCAAGGGAGAGGTATGGCTCAGCAGTGATCACGGCCTGTTCAGCCTGCGGCTCAAAGACGACCATTTTACCCATTACCCGCTCAAGGGTTGTACCTGGAATTTTGGACCAGGCGCAATGTATTACGAAAAAGCCAAAGAGCGGGTGTGGATGACGGCCTTTGGTAGTGGATTTTTTTACCTCGATGTACGCACGGGCAAATGGGGGCAATTGCGCAAAGAAATTTACATCCAGGATTACATTTCAGCAGGTCAATCTATGGCTGCATTTGGTACAGACTATCTGTTTTTGAATACGCCGGGCTTGTATAACCTAAAGACAGGTTCATTTTTTTTCGCCAAACACATTCCCGACGATCCCTATTCTTTTCCCACCGGTACTGCGCTTTGTGCCTACACCGATCGGGAAGGTATTTTGTGGATCGGCACTACCGTCGGGCTGGTCAAACTCGATCCCCGTTTACAAGGTTTCAAACATGTTTTTTTGGAAGCCCACCCCGTATTTGATTATGACAATTCGGTCTTCGACATTTTTTTTGAGCCAAAAGATAAAAAAATTTACGCCTCCTCTTTTTACTGTGGGGGAGTATACGCCTATGACCCGATCAGCAAAAGTTCGGAAGACATCACCAGCAAACTACCCAGCCCCCTGAAAGGTACCTGCAAAATCCTGCGCGACAGCAAAGGTAAAACCTGGATTACGGCCAATGGAACACTGTATGAAGCCGATTTTGTCAATCGTCGCTTTACCCCGGCACGGAGTGCCCCTCCACCCAAAGGCGCGCGGCTTGACCCCGTAGTGCCCGATATGGAAGAAGACGCCGATGGCAATATTTGGTTGGCCAAATGGGGCGTTGGCCCCTTGCTCTATGATCGCAAGGCCAACATGCTAAGCTATTTAGAAGGAGATCGTTATGCAGATGAACCCAATCGGGCATATATGCTCTGTGCAGATCGTGCGCGTAAACACATCTGGATGTGTACTGCGGGCAATGGCATTTGGGTCTATGACATCAAAACCCGCAAAGCAACAAGTATCGTTGAACTAAAAGACAAGGATGGTTCGGTGGTAAGTGTACAGGATGCATCGGGAATCGAATGTGATTTTGAGGATAAAATCTGGGTATCTACCCGTCTGGGACTAGTAGCCATAGACGCCAACAAAAAAGCACTGGTTTTGACCGAACTCAATGGTTTGGCCAATTCTCAAATTGAAGGTTTGGGCAAAGACCTCAAAGGACGCCTGTGGCTCGCCACCGCCAGTGGCATTTCCATGGTTGATCCTCGAACACTGGAAGTGCGCAATTTTGATGAGCGGCACGGATTAAAGCTGGATGCAACGCTAGATGCATTTTCAGTTTTGCCTACTGGGGAAGTTTGCTCCGGCACCAAACGTGGCTTTATCATTTTTCATCCCGACTCAGTGCTGCAATATGGTTCAGCATTAAAACCCATCATCACCAATTTCAGGTTGGAAGGGAGAACCTGGAACGAAGCCGGACAAGTTGGCAATTGGCGTGAAAATATTGTGCTAAAACCCAGTCAAAATACTTTTAGCATTGAATACGCGGCTCCCAACTTTACTCTTTCTGAGGACACTCGCTTTAGTTATTACCTGGAAGGACTGGATAAAACCTGGTCTGAGCCCCAGCAGAATAAGGAAGTGACTTTCACTAGTGTGCCACCTGGTACGTACAAATTTTGTCTAAAAGCACGAAACAAGGACGGAATCTGGAGCAAACAAATTACCACTTTAGACATTGTCATCAAACCTCCATTTTGGCAAACGGCCTGGTTTATTGTACTCATTAACCTCATCATTGGAGGCCTCATTTACGGTGCCTATCGCTTGCGCACCTGGCAGATCCGCAAAGAAGAACGTATGAAAGCAGAATTCAACAAAAGATTGGCTGAGGTGGAAATGGCTGCCCTACGCTCTCAGATGAACCCCCACTTTTTATTCAATTGCCTCAATTCGATCAATCGTTTTATCCAACGCAATGAGCCCGATACTGCTTCAGCTTACCTGACCAAATTCAGCCGCTTGATCCGTTTGGTACTCGATAACTCCCGTTCCAACCTGGTCACCTTGCGCGATGAACTCGAGGCCTTGCGGCTGTACCTGGAACTGGAAGCCATGCGATTTGTCAATCGTTTCACTTACCATATCAATATATCGCCTGATCTGGACATCACTTGTCTGGAAATCCCGCCCATGATCATCCAACCCTATGTCGAAAATGCCATCTGGCACGGATTGATGCACAAGGAACCAAAAAGTGGCGAGGAATGCCACCTGGAGGTAAGGGTTTTTCCAGAGGGGAAGACGCTGGTGGTAGAAGTGGAAGACAACGGCGTTGGTCGGAATATGGCCCGTGCTTTAAAAAGTAAATCCGCTACTGCCCAAAAATCGCACGGCATGGCCGTAACCGCAGAGCGCATTCAAATGATCAATCAAATTTATCAAACAGAAGCTTCTATCATTATTGAAGACTTATATACCCCTGAAGGCAAAGCAGCAGGCACCAAAGTGCGATTAACGCTGCCATTGGAATAACTTAAAGTTGAGGAGCGGTCAGCTATCAGCTATCAGCAATCAGCCTCGGGTTGGTCATAGCTGATTGCTGATAGCTGACCGCTCCTCAACTCCTCAACCTTCTCAACTTTATCAATATGAAAGCCATCCTCATCGACGATGAACTGTACTGCACCGAGGTGCTTTCGTCTCTGCTGAGCAAAAACTGCCCGGAAGTTGAAATCGTTGCCGAATTCAACGATTCGAGAAAAGCCTTGGAACATCTGCGCAATGCCCCCCCCGATGTTGTTTTTTTGGACATCGAAATGCCCCGCCTCAATGGGATTGATTTGCTCCAGCAGTGTCTCCCGCTGCAATTTCAGGTCATTTTTACCACGGCCTACAATCAATACGCCCTGCAAGCCATCAAATTGAGCGCATTGGACTACCTGCTCAAACCCATCGACATTGAAGAATTAAAGGAGGCGGTCAAAAAAGCCAAAGATAAAACCGCAAAACCCGATTGGCGACAATTTGAGGTGATGGACAATTTTGCCAAAAGCCCCGAAAACACCCCAAAAACCATTGCGTTATCTACCTCCGAGGGCTTAACCTTTGTAGAAGTTGCCGATATTGTGCATTGCCAAAGTGAGGGCAGTTACACCAAACTCTTTTTCATCAACAACGAGACCATCATGCTCTCCAAACCCCTCAAGGATGTCAGTGAAATGCTGGTTCCTTGTGGTTTCCTGCGTGTACACCATTCCTACCTCATCAACCTCAAACACATCAAAAAATACATCCGTGGAGAAGGTGGCGAAATCATTACCCGCAATGGCCATTCCGTGCCAGTTTCCAAGCAGAAAAAAGCAGAATTTCTGGAGAAAATTGCAAAAATTTAGTTAAAATCTTGCATTTAGATGCAATTGTTGCCAAATTATGCTGTCATTTATTGCAAATGATGGCATTTTTTTTTGAAAAACCGCCAAATATAAACCCAAAACCGCCAACGGTGAAAACCCGATTTACCGTCATACTAACACAGCGTAAATTTGAATTATGAAATCGCCGTACGGGCAACCCTTTGTGGTTGCCCACATCGGAAAAGCCCATAAATGGGCAACCACGTAGGGTTGCCCTTACTTTGAAGGATCTTTTTAAACACCCGACTCATGACAACCGTTTTATCTGGCTTAACATCCAAAACCCGTACATCCCTTATTCCTGATGCCGTATTGATTCAACAATCGATCCGTGGCGATCAGAAAGCTTACGCCCAATTGGTAACCAAACACGAAAGACTCGTCAGAGCTACCATTGGCCGCTACATCCAGACACATGACGACGCCGAAGAAGTATTACAAGACACCTTCCTGCGTGCATTCCAGGCTTTGCCTGAGTTTCGTGGGGACGCCAAGCTCAGTTCTTGGTTGTGCAAAATTGCTGCTTCCGTTTCCCTGAATCGCCTGCGCAGCAAGCAGTACCGCAAAGGACTTACCGAAAGTGGAGAAATCAACGATGGCATTCAAATTGGTATTCGTGCTGAAGGAGCACATACCATGGAAAAACAAGAAACCTCGTTTTGGTTGCGCCAGGCCATCGAACAACTACCCGAAAGTGACAGCGAAGTATTGCATTTGTTCTACTTCCACGAACGTTCAATTGAAGAAATTTGCCAACAAACCGGGCTTTCCGAATCCAACATCAAAAGCCGTTTGGCCCGTGCCCGTCAAAAATTAAAAGGGATCATCGAATCCCGTTTTGGTAGAGAACTGCTCAATTAAAATCACCCGACTGTTATTTTTTCGTTTCCCTTTATAGCTGTGTATTTGCAAACTCCGGTTGGTTCCCCAACCGGAGTTTTTTTTACCATTATTCGTTGCTAGAAAAGCAATTTTTATCTTTTCTGTTGTATTTTCACCCAGAATAA includes these proteins:
- a CDS encoding ligand-binding sensor domain-containing protein, producing MIALVRNTTWLIFLLLGPLLLMAQKDFHFENYTTRNGLSHNEIRTILRDKQGFLWLGTGNGLNRFDGREFKVYLPNAKVKNALQGASITGLGEDPQGRIWVTNNKGIDIYNPLTDDFSKLDLVSEAALDHSFRVGCFITFDHTGRAIITSGHHNILIVEPDGKQRIIITPEIPKEERPLEFRNQKGNKVYITIPKSKGEVWLSSDHGLFSLRLKDDHFTHYPLKGCTWNFGPGAMYYEKAKERVWMTAFGSGFFYLDVRTGKWGQLRKEIYIQDYISAGQSMAAFGTDYLFLNTPGLYNLKTGSFFFAKHIPDDPYSFPTGTALCAYTDREGILWIGTTVGLVKLDPRLQGFKHVFLEAHPVFDYDNSVFDIFFEPKDKKIYASSFYCGGVYAYDPISKSSEDITSKLPSPLKGTCKILRDSKGKTWITANGTLYEADFVNRRFTPARSAPPPKGARLDPVVPDMEEDADGNIWLAKWGVGPLLYDRKANMLSYLEGDRYADEPNRAYMLCADRARKHIWMCTAGNGIWVYDIKTRKATSIVELKDKDGSVVSVQDASGIECDFEDKIWVSTRLGLVAIDANKKALVLTELNGLANSQIEGLGKDLKGRLWLATASGISMVDPRTLEVRNFDERHGLKLDATLDAFSVLPTGEVCSGTKRGFIIFHPDSVLQYGSALKPIITNFRLEGRTWNEAGQVGNWRENIVLKPSQNTFSIEYAAPNFTLSEDTRFSYYLEGLDKTWSEPQQNKEVTFTSVPPGTYKFCLKARNKDGIWSKQITTLDIVIKPPFWQTAWFIVLINLIIGGLIYGAYRLRTWQIRKEERMKAEFNKRLAEVEMAALRSQMNPHFLFNCLNSINRFIQRNEPDTASAYLTKFSRLIRLVLDNSRSNLVTLRDELEALRLYLELEAMRFVNRFTYHINISPDLDITCLEIPPMIIQPYVENAIWHGLMHKEPKSGEECHLEVRVFPEGKTLVVEVEDNGVGRNMARALKSKSATAQKSHGMAVTAERIQMINQIYQTEASIIIEDLYTPEGKAAGTKVRLTLPLE
- a CDS encoding LytR/AlgR family response regulator transcription factor, with amino-acid sequence MKAILIDDELYCTEVLSSLLSKNCPEVEIVAEFNDSRKALEHLRNAPPDVVFLDIEMPRLNGIDLLQQCLPLQFQVIFTTAYNQYALQAIKLSALDYLLKPIDIEELKEAVKKAKDKTAKPDWRQFEVMDNFAKSPENTPKTIALSTSEGLTFVEVADIVHCQSEGSYTKLFFINNETIMLSKPLKDVSEMLVPCGFLRVHHSYLINLKHIKKYIRGEGGEIITRNGHSVPVSKQKKAEFLEKIAKI
- a CDS encoding RNA polymerase sigma factor, producing MTTVLSGLTSKTRTSLIPDAVLIQQSIRGDQKAYAQLVTKHERLVRATIGRYIQTHDDAEEVLQDTFLRAFQALPEFRGDAKLSSWLCKIAASVSLNRLRSKQYRKGLTESGEINDGIQIGIRAEGAHTMEKQETSFWLRQAIEQLPESDSEVLHLFYFHERSIEEICQQTGLSESNIKSRLARARQKLKGIIESRFGRELLN